The proteins below come from a single Vanessa cardui chromosome 7, ilVanCard2.1, whole genome shotgun sequence genomic window:
- the LOC124530996 gene encoding suppressor of hairless protein isoform X2 translates to MPHQYGAGAGGMGGGPPSPPPQHGALYPRYAAAAGPGAGAYRPEERRLTREAMERYLRDRSDMVVVILHAKVAQKSYGNEKRFFCPPPCIYLFGDGWRLRRERMLREGETEQASQLCAFIGIGNSDQDMQQLDLNNGKQYCAAKTLYISDSDKRKHFMLSVKMFYGNGHDIGIFNSKRIKVISKPSKKKQSLKNADLCIASGTKVALFNRLRSQTVSTRYLHVENGNFHASSTQWGAFTIHLLDDNESESEEFAVRDGYVHYGSTVKLVCSVTGMALPRLIIRKVDKQMALLEADDPVSQLHKCAFYMKDTERMYLCLSQERIIQFQATPCPKEPNKEMINDGACWTIISTDKAEYQFYEGMGPVRSPVTPVPLVHSLNLNGGGDVAMLELAGDNFTPSLQVWFGDVEAETMYRCAESMLCVVPDISQFRGQWLWVRQPTQVPVSLVRNDGIIYATGLTFTYTPEPGPRPTCPPVDDVMRPDAWHDAHRLPDALQ, encoded by the exons ATGCCTCACCAGTACGGCGCGGGCGCGGGTGGTATGGGCGGGGGTCCACCGTCGCCGCCGCCGCAACACGGCGCGCTGTACCCGCGCTACGCCGCCGCCGCGGGCCCCGGCGCCGGCGCCTACCGCCCCGAAGAGCGTCGACTGACACGCGAAGCCATGGAACGATACCTTCGCGACCGCTCTGACATGGTCGTAGTCATTTTACATGCTAAAGTTGCTCAAAAATCTTATGGAAATGAGAAGCGTTTTTTCTGCCCTCCaccatgtatatatttatttggtgaCGGCTGGCGACTTCGGCGTGAGCGTATGTTACGGGAGGGGGAGACAGAGCAGGCGTCTCAGTTGTGTGCATTCATTGGTATTGGTAACTCTGACCAAGATATGCAACAGCTGGACCTAAATAATGGCAAGCAATACTGCGCTGCGAAGACATTGTACATATCAGACTCAGACAAGCGTAAACATTTCATGCTCTccgttaaaatgttttatggtAATGGTCATGATAttggtatttttaatagtaaaagaataaaagtaatatcaaaACCATCAAAAAAGAAACAATCACTAAAAAATGCTGATCTGTGTATTGCCAGCGGAACCAAGGTAGCCCTATTTAATAGACTAAGATCACAAACTGTATCGACGAGGTATCTGCATGTTGAAAATGGAAATTTCCATGCATCCTCCACCCAATGGGGAGCATTTACGATTCATTTGCTGGATGACAATGAAAGTGAATCAGAGGAGTTTGCAGTGAGGGATGGATATGTACACTATGGTTCTACTGTGAAACTTGTATGTTCGGTGACAGGGATGGCTTTACCTAGGCTTATTATTCGTAAG GTTGACAAACAAATGGCTCTTCTAGAAGCAGATGACCCTGTGTCACAGCTACATAAATGTGCCTTCTACATGAAAGACACAGAACGCATGTATCTGTGTCTTTCTCAAGAGAGAATCATACAGTTCCAAGCTACCCCATGCCCTAAAGAGCCAAATAAGGAGATGATAAATGACGGAGCCTGTTGGACAATCATATCCACGGATAAGGCAGAATACCAGTTTTACGAAGGAATGGGTCCAGTGAG GTCACCCGTGACACCAGTTCCACTGGTCCACTCGCTGAACCTCAACGGCGGCGGCGACGTTGCGATGTTAGAGCTGGCTGGAGATAACTTCACACCATCATTGCAAGTCTGGTTCGGAGACGTGGAGGCGGAGACTATGTACCGCTGCGCCGAGTCCATGCTGTGTGTCGTGCCGGACATCTCGCAGTTTAGGGGGCAGTGGCTCTGGGTCCGCCAGCCGACACAG GTGCCCGTGTCGCTGGTGAGGAACGACGGCATCATCTACGCGACGGGGCTGACGTTCACGTACACGCCGGAGCCCGGCCCGCGCCCCACGTGCCCGCCCGTCGATGACGTCATGCGGCCCGACGCCTGGCACGACGCGCACCGCCTGCCCGACGCGCTGCAGTAG
- the LOC124530996 gene encoding suppressor of hairless protein isoform X1 — MPHQYGAGAGGMGGGPPSPPPQHGALYPRYAAAAGPGAGAYRPEERRLTREAMERYLRDRSDMVVVILHAKVAQKSYGNEKRFFCPPPCIYLFGDGWRLRRERMLREGETEQASQLCAFIGIGNSDQDMQQLDLNNGKQYCAAKTLYISDSDKRKHFMLSVKMFYGNGHDIGIFNSKRIKVISKPSKKKQSLKNADLCIASGTKVALFNRLRSQTVSTRYLHVENGNFHASSTQWGAFTIHLLDDNESESEEFAVRDGYVHYGSTVKLVCSVTGMALPRLIIRKVDKQMALLEADDPVSQLHKCAFYMKDTERMYLCLSQERIIQFQATPCPKEPNKEMINDGACWTIISTDKAEYQFYEGMGPVRSPVTPVPLVHSLNLNGGGDVAMLELAGDNFTPSLQVWFGDVEAETMYRCAESMLCVVPDISQFRGQWLWVRQPTQNTSFQVPVSLVRNDGIIYATGLTFTYTPEPGPRPTCPPVDDVMRPDAWHDAHRLPDALQ; from the exons ATGCCTCACCAGTACGGCGCGGGCGCGGGTGGTATGGGCGGGGGTCCACCGTCGCCGCCGCCGCAACACGGCGCGCTGTACCCGCGCTACGCCGCCGCCGCGGGCCCCGGCGCCGGCGCCTACCGCCCCGAAGAGCGTCGACTGACACGCGAAGCCATGGAACGATACCTTCGCGACCGCTCTGACATGGTCGTAGTCATTTTACATGCTAAAGTTGCTCAAAAATCTTATGGAAATGAGAAGCGTTTTTTCTGCCCTCCaccatgtatatatttatttggtgaCGGCTGGCGACTTCGGCGTGAGCGTATGTTACGGGAGGGGGAGACAGAGCAGGCGTCTCAGTTGTGTGCATTCATTGGTATTGGTAACTCTGACCAAGATATGCAACAGCTGGACCTAAATAATGGCAAGCAATACTGCGCTGCGAAGACATTGTACATATCAGACTCAGACAAGCGTAAACATTTCATGCTCTccgttaaaatgttttatggtAATGGTCATGATAttggtatttttaatagtaaaagaataaaagtaatatcaaaACCATCAAAAAAGAAACAATCACTAAAAAATGCTGATCTGTGTATTGCCAGCGGAACCAAGGTAGCCCTATTTAATAGACTAAGATCACAAACTGTATCGACGAGGTATCTGCATGTTGAAAATGGAAATTTCCATGCATCCTCCACCCAATGGGGAGCATTTACGATTCATTTGCTGGATGACAATGAAAGTGAATCAGAGGAGTTTGCAGTGAGGGATGGATATGTACACTATGGTTCTACTGTGAAACTTGTATGTTCGGTGACAGGGATGGCTTTACCTAGGCTTATTATTCGTAAG GTTGACAAACAAATGGCTCTTCTAGAAGCAGATGACCCTGTGTCACAGCTACATAAATGTGCCTTCTACATGAAAGACACAGAACGCATGTATCTGTGTCTTTCTCAAGAGAGAATCATACAGTTCCAAGCTACCCCATGCCCTAAAGAGCCAAATAAGGAGATGATAAATGACGGAGCCTGTTGGACAATCATATCCACGGATAAGGCAGAATACCAGTTTTACGAAGGAATGGGTCCAGTGAG GTCACCCGTGACACCAGTTCCACTGGTCCACTCGCTGAACCTCAACGGCGGCGGCGACGTTGCGATGTTAGAGCTGGCTGGAGATAACTTCACACCATCATTGCAAGTCTGGTTCGGAGACGTGGAGGCGGAGACTATGTACCGCTGCGCCGAGTCCATGCTGTGTGTCGTGCCGGACATCTCGCAGTTTAGGGGGCAGTGGCTCTGGGTCCGCCAGCCGACACAG AATACGTCATTCCAGGTGCCCGTGTCGCTGGTGAGGAACGACGGCATCATCTACGCGACGGGGCTGACGTTCACGTACACGCCGGAGCCCGGCCCGCGCCCCACGTGCCCGCCCGTCGATGACGTCATGCGGCCCGACGCCTGGCACGACGCGCACCGCCTGCCCGACGCGCTGCAGTAG